Within the Kribbella aluminosa genome, the region TCCGGTCGGCGAGCGTGATCGCCGCGGAGATGGCGTCGCTGGTCGCCGCCCCGCCGCCGCAGGACTTCGACATGGCGAACGCGGCGTTCCCGCCAGGGGACTACCGACCGTGAGCGAGCGAAGCGAGGTCACCATCAAATACAGCGCCACCCTCCGCTCATCGGCGTCCGGAGGACGTCGATGAGCGCAGACCAGGAGCTGGTTCGGCGCTTGCGGGTCCAGGTCGCCGAGCGGCTGAACGAGCAGCGCCGCCGCGACCAGGTGAACGGCGTACCGCCGATGAGCGCGGAGGACGAGCGGGAGTACGCGCGGTCGCTGATCGTGCAGGTGCTCGAGGACCACGCGCGGTACGAGCTGGCCGAGGGGCGGACGCCGCCGACGCCGGACGACGACGCGCAGATCGCCGGCGCGATCCACTCCGCGCTGTTCGGGGTCGGCCGGCTGCAGCCGCTGATCGACGACCCCGACGTCGAGAACATCGACATCAACGGCTGCGACCAGGTCTTCGTGCAGTACGGCGACGGCCGCGAGGAGACGCCCGGCCCGGTGGCCGAGAGCGACGAGGAACTGATCGAGCTGATTCAGGTACTGGCCGCGCACGCCGGCCTGACCAGCCGTCCGTTCGACTCCGCGAACCCGCAGCTGGACCTGCGGCTGCCGGACGGCTCCCGGCTGTCGGCCGTGATGGGCGTGACGTCGCGGCCCGCGGTGTCGATCCGCCGGGCCCGGCTCGGCCGGGTGTTCCTCAAGGACCTGGTTGCCAACGGCACCATGACCGACGACGTCGGCTCGTTCCTCCGGGCGGCGGTCGCGGCCCGGAAGAACATCATGATCGCCGGCGCGACGAACTCCGGGAAGACCACGATGCTGCGGGCGCTGGCCAACGAGATCCAGCCGCACGAGCGGCTGGTCACCGTCGAGCGCTCGCTCGAGCTCGGGCTCGGGGAGTTCAAGGACCTGCACCCGAACGTGGTCGCGTTCGAGGAACGGCTGCCGAACTCCGAAGGCGTCGGCGAGGTGACGATGGCCGATCTGGTCCGGCGATCGCTGCGCATGAACCCGAGTCGCGTCATCGTCGGTGAGGTGCTCGGCGACGAGATCGTCACGATGCTGAACGCGATGAGCCAGGGGAACGACGGCTCGCTGTCGACGATCCACTCGAACAGCTCGATGGAGGTGTTCAACCGGATCAGCACGTACGCCATCCAGGCGAGCGAGCGGCTGCCGATGGACGCCACCCAGATGCTGATCTCCGGAGCGCTCGACTTCGTGGTGTTCGTCCGCCGGCACAACGACTACCAGCGCGGCGGCGGCGTCAGCCGGTACATCGAGAGCATCCGCGAGGTGACCGGCTGGGACGGGCGGGTGCTGTCCGGCGAGGTGTTCGCGCCGGGACCGGACGGCCGGGCCGCGGCGCACGCGCCGATCGCGTGCATGAACGAGCTCGAGCACTTCGGGTACCAGCCGCTCGTGCACGGAACCTGGGCGTGATGCGATGACCAACGAGACCTTGGCGGCGCTGGTCTGCGGCGCGGTGGTGGGCGGCGCCGTACTGCTGCTGATCGTCGCGATCCGCGGTACCGAGCCGAAGGACGAGACGCCCTCGCTGTTCCGGAACCGGAGCGCCGAGAACCGCAAGAACATGATCCGGCTGGGCGCCGGTGTCGCGACCGGCCTGCTGGTGCTGGTGGTGACCCGCTGGCTGGTGCTCGCGGTCGCCCTGGGCCTGCTGGCCGGGATGGCGGACCGGTTCTTCGGCGGCAGCGGCGAGGAGCGCCGGGCGATCGACCGGCTGGAGGCGCTGGCCACCTGGACCGAGGCGCTCCGCGACACCATCGCCGGTGCGGTCGGCCTGGAGCAGGCCATCCCGGCCACCGCGGTGAACGCCGCCCCCGCGATCAAGCCCGGCCTGAACCTGCTGGTCGACCGGCTGCGGATCCGGGAACCGTTGCCGTCAGCACTGATGCGGTTCGCCGACGACCTCGACGACCCGTCCGCGGACCTGATCGTCGCGGCCCTGGTACTGAACGCCCGGCTCCGCGGACCCGGCCTGCGGGAGGTGCTCAGCGCGCTGGCGGACTCGGCCCGCGAGGAGCTCGACGTCCGCCGGAAGGTCGCGGCCGAACGCCGGTCCACCCGGCGCAGCGTGCAGGTGGTGGTCGCGATCACGCTGATCATGGCGGCCGGCCTGGTGCTGTTCAACCCGACGTACATGGCGCCGTACACGAGCTTCATCGGGCAGGTCGTGCTGGCCGTGGTGATCGGCCTGTACGCGCTCGGCCTGATCTGGCTGCGGCGGCTGGCGAAGATCGAGGTACCGGAGCGGTTCCTGATCGGCGTCTCCAAGGACCACGGATATCACCGCCCGGGTGACGAGCGGATGGAGGTGGTGAACGGATGACGTGGGCCTTCATCACCGGCGCGATCGCCGGGCTCGGCGTGTACGTGCTGGTGCGGATGTTCATCAGGCCACGGGCCAACGTGCTGTCCACGATCGCCCGGATCGACGCCGGCCGCGGCGGCTTCGCCGGCGGGGCCACCACGAGTGCGGCCGGCGAGCGGGTGCTCGGCGGCGTCGACCGGGCCCGGGAGACGCTCGGCCGCCGGCTGGAGGCCGAGGCGAACGCCCGCGGCTGGGCGTTCGGCAAGCTCCGCCGGGACCTCGCGGTGATGAACCAGCCGTTCGCCGCGATGCTCGCCACCAAGGTGTTCTTCGCGCTCGGCGCGATGGTCTTCATCCCGATCGTGCTGTTCCTGTTCTCCGCGATCGGCCTGACCGCTCCCAGCGCGACACCGGCGATCGTGACGCTCGCCTTCATGGGCGTGGCGTTCTTCCTGCCGGACCTGGCCCTGCGCCAGGAGGCGGAGAAGCGGCGGCGGGACTTCCGGCACGTGGTCGGCAGCTTCCTGGACCTGGTCGCGATGAACCTGGCCGGCGGCCGCGGCCTGCCGGAGGCGCTGATGACCGCATCCACGATCGGTGAGCACTGGGCGATGGCCCGGATCCGGCAGGCGCTGGCGAACGCGCGGCTGATCGGCATCACGCCGTGGGACGCGATGGCCCGGCTCGGCGAGGACCTGGGCGTCGAGGAACTGCGGGACCTGGCGTCGGCGCTCGCACTGGCCGGCGACGAGGGCGCGAAGATCCGGTCGTCGCTGCTCGCCCGGGCGGCGTCGCTGCGCCGCAAGGAGCTGGCCGACGTCGAAGGCAAGGCCGGCGAACGGTCCCAGTCGATGCTGGTCGCGCAGCTGGTGATGATCGCGGCCTTCTTCCTGTTCCTGGCCTTCCCGGCAGGCGTGGCGATCCTAGGCAGTTGACATACTGGGGCCGGTTTCGGCCCCACGAATCGGAAGGCATGCGGATGACCTCGGAGTTGATGTTCTGGCGGGCGATGGCCGGCTACGCGGTGGCGCGAGCCCAGGCGCAGCGCGCCCGTCAGCGCGCCGGACAGACCGAGCTTGGCGCCTCCGCACTGGAGTGGGCGATCATCTCGGCGATCCTGGTCGCGGCCGCGCTGGCGATCGGCGTGGTCGTGAAGCGCGTGATCAGCAAGCGCACGTCCGAGATCGACCAGGGCTGACGGCCACACCGATGCGGCTGGGGCGCGGCAGGCGGCGGAAACGGTCCGAGCGGGGAGTCAGCACGCTGGAGCTGGCCATCCTCGCGCCGGCCATCCTCGCGCTGATCTTCATCTCGATCCAGACCGCCCTCTGGCTGTACGGACGGTCCGTCGCGCTGAACGCCGCACAGGAAGGCGTGTCCCGCCTGCGGCTCGTGCAGCCGACGGTCTACACCGACGCGGTGGGGGAGAAGGTGCGTTCGGACATCCAGTCCTACGCCCAGCAGCTGGGCGGTACGACGTTGCAGAACACCGCCGTGCCGTTCCCGTCGTACAACAGCCCGCAGGGCATGGTCTCGTTCACCGTCACCGGTGACACCGTCTCGCTGGTGCCCGGCCTGAAGCTGACGGTGAGCCGGACCGCCACCGGCCCGATCGAGCAGTTCCAAGCCGACAAGTGAGGATTCCCACGATGCAGCTTCGGCGGCGCCGTGAGCGCGGCACGATGGCGCTGGAGATGGTGATCCTCGCGCCGGTGCTGCTGGCGCTGTTCATGTTCCTGCTCGCCTGCGGCCGGTACTTCCAGACCTCCTCACTGCTGGAGGGTGCAGCCCGCGACGGTGCTCGCGGCGCCAGCCAGTCGCGGTCGGTCCAGGAGGCGCAGGGCCGGGTCGACCAGGCCGTCAGCGACGCGCTGGGCCAAGCGGTGAAGTCCTGCAAGGAGACCGCGAGCGGCTCGATCACCACCGGGTTCGTTGCCGGGTCGCCGTTGTCCGTCGAGGTCACGTGCACGATCAACTACCGCGACCTGGGCCTGCTCGGGCTCGGTGGCGACACCAAGATCACCAAGCGCTTCACGTCGTCGCTCGACCCGTACCGGGGGGTGCGCGGTGCCGGCTCCTGACCACCTGAGGTCGCGGCTCGTCGAGTTCCTGCGGATCGACGCACCGCGGCCGCACCGGCGGTTCGCGCGCGGCGCACTGAGCCCCGCCGTGGCGATCCTCGCGGTGATGATCTTCACGCTGGCCGGCCTGGTGATCGACGGCGGCCGGCAACTCGGCGCCCGGTCCCGCGCGGTCGGCTACGCGCAGGAGGCCGCCCGGGTCGGCGCCGCCGCCATCCAGCTGAACTCGGCCGAGGCGAAGATCGACACCGCCAAGGCCGCCACCGCGATCGCCGGGTTCTGCGGCCAGGTGCAGTCCAACGATCCGGCCGTGACCTCCTGCGGCCCGACCACGCTGACCGACAAGGAGGTCGACATCCAGGTCGACATCCAGAACCGGACGACCTTCCTCGGCCTGATCGGCAAACAGTCCCTGAAGGCGGTCGGCACCGGCCAGGCGCACGCCGAACAGGGCGTCAACAAGGCCGACGACAGCCCGACCATCCCGTCGATCGTGGTGAACACGAGCCCCGACGGCCCGGGCAACATCCCGATCACCACCGCGGTCCCGCCGACCATCGACCTGCCGTGCCCGACCTGGACCGTCGGCTCCCCACGCCCGACCTGGACGCTGACCCCGTTCCCGTTCCCGGCCACCTGCTCTCCGAACGTGACCCCGACGCCGACGCCGGGTCCGTCCGGGACACCGACCACGACGCCGACCACCCCGCCCAAGTCCGTGCCTACCGGCCGCCCCAAGCCCTCTAAGACGCCTCGGCGCTAGACAACGGAGGATCGTTCTTCGTGCATACGTTTGCCATCCCCGCCGCGGTGCTCTGCGGAGTACTGCTGCTGAGTGCCTGCGGCAAGGACTCGAACGACGGCGGCCACCCGGTCCCGGCCGGCGGCGACTCCGGTACGTCGACGTCGAACACGCCGACCGGTGGGCCGTCGTCCGGGCCGAGCGAGACGGCCACGAGCGCCCCGACCCAGCCCGCGACCAGCGAGAAGCCGGCCGCCAAGCAGGTGATCGTCCAGGCCGGGAACTTCGGGTCGAACCCCGCCGTCCAAGGGCTCGTGACCAGTTACCCGCTGTACTTCAAGGCGCTCGTCGACCGCGACGACACGATCCTGAAGCAGCGGTTCCCGTCGTTCTTCTACGCCGACGTCGCGCAGGGCATCGTGGATGCCAAACGCAACGGCTGGGTGATGAAGCCGCCGGGCAGCGTGGTCGTGGTCGGCGCCCGCAGTACGCCGCAAGGCACCGTGACGGTGCAGACCTGCCGCTCGCAGAGCACGCAGTACTGGGACCCGAAGGCACAGAACTGGACCGTCGCGGCACCGCACGGATCGGCCGAGGTGATCGAGATGGTGAAGACCGGGATGGGCTGGCTGCCGTACCGGCTGGTCACGAGCAAGGGCGTGAACTGTGCGGGCATCCGCTATCCGGCCTAGATCAGAACGCCGATTTTCAGGTTGCGAAGAGGTGACGGGGCACTGGGCAACGGGCATGATGCCCCTGGTCGAAGATAATCTGCGGGAAGACGAGTCTGGGGAGTGAGGATGCACAACCGGGTAGGCCGCGCGCTGCTCGCCTTGAGCGCAGTTCTCGCACTGCTGGTGGCAGTCCCCGCCACGACCGCCTCCGCCGAGACCATCACCACCGGCAACTCGGTCTGCAGCATGTACGTCAACTCGGTCGGCTTCGGCTCCTACTGCAGCTCCGGCCAGCCGTACCTCGGTGACGGGCCTCCGCCGCCGACCTGGAAGACGCGGCTCGAGGGCAAGCCGTTCGTGCCCTGCCGGAACTTCGAGATCCCGCCGGGCATCCGGCTGCCGAAGGCTCCGGACGGCAAGAAGTGGGTGCTCCGGGTGACCATCACGGATTACAACCTGGACACCTACAACGGCGGGGACAAGGCGCACCTGGAGCGCGCGTACATGCCGGTCGACGCGGCCGAGGAAGCCCAGTGCCCGTTCCCGGACTACATGAAGCAGTTCTGGTACCGGTTCCAGACCAACTACCCGGACCCGGCCTTGCAGGTCATGCCGACGTTCACGCCGCGGGTGAACGTCCCGGCCTACTTCACGCTGACGCCGCAGACCGCCGAGGTGTACGAGACCGACGGGACGACGAGCAGCTACTTCAGCCCGGGGCACAACCTGACCATGCGCGGCATGGTCGTGGAGCTGGCGATCGATCCGGGTGACGGCACCGGTGAGTTCACCTGCCTGACCGGGACGACGCCGCTGGACGACCCGACGGGATACGACCAGACGAAAGACCCGTACCACCAGCTCAACCCGTGTTTTCACAAGTACGCGAAGTCGAGTGCGAGTCAGCCGGACGGGATGTACACCGTGAAGCTGACGATCACCTGGGAAGTGTCCTATTGGATCGGCAAGGACGCGGGTGGCTGGAAGCCGATCGGGAAGGCGAGCGTTCACGCCGTACAGCGGTTGCCGGTGCAGGAAGTCGAGGCCATCGGTGGTTGATCCGGTGGCTGATGGCGGGGGTATGGAGGAGCGATGGTAAGGACGAATGATCCGGTGCGCGCGGCGCGGCTGCCGCAGCGGCGGTCGACGAGTCCGGGCGCGGACCGGCTGAAGGGCTTCCTCGCGCTGCTCGCGATCCTCGCGATCGTCGGCGGTGTGCCGTACGTGCTGCTGCGATTCTTCGGTACGCCGTGGCCGGACAGCATGCCCACCAAGAGCATGCTGTTCAGCGAGCTGAACGTCCGGACCGTGCTGGGCATCATCGCGTTCTTCGTCTGGATCGCCTGGCTGCACTTCGTGGTCTGCCTGATCGCGGAGGCGGTCGCGGAGGTCCGCGGCCACGGCCTGTCCCCACGGGTCCCGCTCGGCGGCGGCTCGCAGGCGCTGGCCCGGCGGCTGATCGGCACCGTCGTACTGATCGCGGCCGGCGCGGGCGTGAGCCTGCCGGTGGCGAGCGCCGCCACGACGAGCGGCCCGGTCGCCCCGACCGCGGTCACGGCGCGGCACAGCACGCAGGATTCGACGTCGTCGCAGTTCCGCCAGACCGAGGCGTCCAGCACGATCCTCAGCGGCAGCAACCAGCAGGCGAACAAGACCACCACCGGCGTCCGGACGAACCATGACCACAAGGGTCAGGTGATCAAGTACACCGAGGTGCGCCCGCCGCACGGCCGCAACTACGACTGCCTGTGGGACATCGCGGAGCGGCATCTCGGCGACGGTCGCCGATACAAGGAGATCTACGACCTCAACAAGGACAAGCTGCAGCCGGACGGCCGCCGGCTGACCAACCCGGACCTGATCATGCCGGGCTGGCAGGTACGGCTGCCGGCCGACGCGAAGGGCCCGGGGGTGCACACGGTCCGGGTGAGCATCGGCGACCACACGTCGACCACCGAGACCAAGACCCACACCACTCAGGCCCGGACGAAAACGACCGGGACCAAGACGACGGCCAAGCCGAAGGTCGCGGTCGACCACAGGACCGAGACCGGGACCAGCGGTCCGGGGCGCTACGCGGAGCAGGGCATCGAGAAGGGGTCCTCGCTGGGGATCGTCAGCTCGACGACCGACCCGGGCGCGAAGAACGTCAAGCCGGGCGGCCCGAACGTGACGGCCGAGCCGCACATCCCGGGCACCGGGACGAACACGCAGGGCGAGCCGGCCGGCGGCGGTACCCAGGTGCCGGTGGCGGCACCGATCGCCGCGCACAGCGGCGGCATCAGCCTGCAGGAGGCCGGCATCTTCGGCTTCGGCGCGACATTGCTCGCGGCCGGCCTGGCGCTGGCGCTGAAGCGCCGCCGCGGCTGGGCGCAGGGACCGGGGCCGAAGGCCGCCGGTCAGCGGCAGACCGAGATCGACCTGCGGCTGGCGGCCGACGTACCGACCGCGCAGTTCGTGGACAACTCGCTTCGCAAGCTCGGCGCGGACATGACCCAGCTCGGGCGCCCGATGCCGAACGTGGTCGCCGCGCTGGTGACCGGCCGCGCGCTGACCCTGGTCCTGGACCCGTACGAGGCGCAGCCCGCCCCGCCCGGTCCGTGGCAGGCGATCGCCGAGGGCACCCGCTGGACGCTGCGGCGCGGCTACGGACCGTCCGGCGAGGTGAATGCGCCCGCGCCGTACCCGACGCTGGTCACGGTCGGCCAGAACGCCGACGGTGCCACGGTCCTGATCGACCTCGACACCGCGAACGGGATCGTCGCGTTCGGCGGCGTGACCAACGCGTCCCGCGACGTGGTCGGTTCGCTGGCCGTCGAGCTGGCCACCAACCTGTGGTCGGAGGGCGCGCACATCAGCATGGTCGGATTCGGTGACGACCTGTCGTCGCTGTCGCCGAGCAGGCTGAGCTACTGGGTGCGGCTGGACGACGCGATGGGCGAGGTGGTCCGTCGTACCGAGGCGCAGGTCCAGGCCTGCCAGCGGCGGAACGCCGGCTCGGTCGCCGAGGCCCGGATGACGCACCCGGACGCGGCGCTGTGGGGCGCGGAGATCATCTTCGTGTCGGCGCCGCCGTCACCGGAGGAGCAGGACCAGCTGAACCGGGTGGCCGCGGACACCAAGCGCAGCATCTCGGTGGTCGTGGTCGGTGACGTGCTGAACGCGCCGTGGCGGTTCGTCGTGGACGAGAAGGACCAGGCGGTCTGCCGGCTGCTCGGCCTCGAGGTCGATGCCCACAGCATCGACCCGGAGCAGTTCGCGGACCTGGTCCAGCTGTTCGACGCGGCCGAGGCGGATGCTCGCGACAAGCGCCGGTCGGAGCAGGACATGCCGGCGTACGAGTTCTCGGCCACCGACCTGAGCCAGCCGGCCCCGGTCGAGGTGGACCTGCTCGGCCCGGTCGAGGTGGATGCACGCGGCGTGATCGACGAGGGCCGGATCGCGCTCGCGACCGAGATCATCGCGTTCCTGGCCAGCCAGGACTACGGCGTACACCCGAACGTGCTGGCCGGTGCGATCTGGCCGCGCGGCATCAGCCAGGAGCTGCGCGACTCGGCGCTCGAGCACACCCGCCGCTGGGTCGGTGTGGACGCGATGTACGCCGACGAGTCCGGCCGCTGGATGCTGAACCGCAGCGTGGTCCGGGTCGACTGGGACGTGTTCCGGACGCTGGCGAAGCAGGCGTCGATGGTCGACGACCCGCGTGGCCCGCTGTCGACGGCGCTCAGCCTGGTGCACGGCGCCGCCTGGTCGAACCTGCCCGGCGGCCGCTACTCGTGGCTGGCCGCGTCCGGCATCGAGCGCCGGATGGTCGAGGCCGTCGTCGACGCCGCCCTGCGGCTCGCCGAGGCGTCCCTCGGCCACAACGACGGCAACCTGGCCCGCACCGCCCTGCAGACCGGCCTGAGCTTTTCGCCGGCCTCCGAGGAACTGTGGCGGGCCACCCTCCGGCTCGCGGCCCACTTCGGCACCACCGAAGACGTCACCAACGTCGCCGGCCAGATGTACGCCGCCCTCACCAAACACGGCGCCCCCCGCGGCCCCGAAGCCGAAACCGACGCCCTCGTCGACGAGCTCCTCCCCGGCTACCACCGCCCCGCCCAGGTCGCCTGATCCCCTGTCGCACAACCCTCCAGTTCAGGGGATATCCCCTGAACTGGAGGCTTGCCCACTGAAAATGGCGGCAGACAACCCTCCACTTGAGCGGGCAACCCTCCGCCTGAGTGGGCGGGCCGCTTCAGAGGGAGCGGGCCGACCAGGTGTCGCAGGCGGTTAGGTCGCCGGAGTCCATGCCGGCCTTGAACCAGCGCATGCGTTGGGCGGCGGTGCCGTGGCTGAAGCTTTCCGGGGTGACCTGGCCCTGGGTCTTCTGCTGGATGCGGTCGTCGCCGACGGATGCGGCGGCGTCCAGGCCGCGTTCGATGTCGTCCTGGGTGAGGCCGATGATCAGCGGCTTGCCGTTCTTGCCGGGGACCGTGGTGGCGTGGTTGGTCCAGATGCCGGCAAAGCAGTCGGCCTGGAGTTCGGAGCGGACCGAGTCCGACGTCGGGCCGTTCCGGGTCTTGATCCGGTCCAGGATGCCGTACAGGTTCTGGATGTGGTGGCCGTACTCGTGCGCGACGACGTACGCCTCCGCGAACTCGCCGCCCTTCGCGCCGAGATCGGTCTGCAGCGTCTGGAAGAAGCCGAGGTCCAGGTACACGCGCTGGTCGGGCGGGCAGTAGAACGGGCCGACCGCGCTGGTCGCCGGGCCGCAGCCGGTGTTCACCGAGCCGTCGAAGACCCGCAGCGGGGCGCGGGTGTACTTCTTCCCGTGCCGGGGGAGCTCCGCGGCCCAGAAGTTCTCGATCGAGTTCTGGTAGAAGACGAACCGGCAGTCCGAGTTCGACTGCAGGTCGGTGCCCTTCGTGCAGGAGCTGAGGTTGCCCGCTGCCGTGTTCTGCGTGACCGGCTCGTCACTGCCACCTCCGCCTGGCAGACCGCCGCTCAGGAGCAGGATGACGACCAGCAGGATCAGGCCGCCGATGCCGCCGCCGACCGGGATCACCCCGCCCGGCAGCCCGCCGCGACCCCCGCCACCGCTACCGCGGGTGTCCTCGACACCGCTGGTGTCGAGATCCGCATCCGGATTGAATTTCACGGCACATACACTAGAGCAGCCAACCCGGCCGGACCCCAGCGTAAGGACCCCTGCGTACCCCCGATGATCACTGTTTCCAATCTCGAGGTTCGCGTCGGTGCCCGGCAGTTGCTGGCGCCCGCGTCGTTCCGGGTCGGCCCGGGTGACAAGGTCGGGCTGGTCGGCCGTAACGGTGCCGGCAAGACCACGTTGACCAAGATCCTCGCCGGCGAAGGGCTGCCGGCCTCCGGGTCGGTGACCTCGTCGGGCGAGATCGGCTACCTGCCGCAGGATCCGCGCACCGGCGACCTCGACATGCTGGCCCGGGACCGGATCCTGTCCGCCCGCGGGCTGGACGATGTCGTACGGCGGTTGCGCAGCGCCGAGAAGTCGATGGCCAGCGACGACGAGAAGACCCGCGCCAAGGGCATGCGGCGGTACGAGCGTGCCGAGGCGGACCTGCACGCCGCCGGTGGGTACGCCGCCGAGTCCGAGGCGGCCCGGATCGCGGCCAACCTCGGCCTCCCGGACCGGGTCCTCGGCCAGCCGCTGTCCACCCTGTCCGGCGGTCAGCGGCGGCGCGTCGAGCTGGCCCGGATCCTGTTCGCGCAGGCCGGGACGCTGCTGCTCGACGAGCCGACCAACCACCTGGACGCGGACTCGATCATCTGGCTGCGGGACTTCCTCAAGTCGTACGCCGGTGGCGTGATCATGATCAGCCACGACGTGAATCTGCTGGAGGAGACCGTCACCCGGGTCTTCCACCTGGACGCGAACCGCGCCGAGATCGACGTCTACAACGTCGGCTGGAAGGCGTACCTGAGCCAGCGCGAGACCGACGAGCGGCGCCGCAAGCGCGAGCGCGCGAACGCCGAGAAGAAGGCCACCCAGCTGGTCGACCAGGCGAACAAGATGCGCGCCAAGGCGACCAAGGCGGCGGCCGCCCAGCAGATGCTGCGCCGCGCCGAGCGGTTGATGTCCTCGCTGGAGGACGAGCGCCAGACCGACCGGGTCGCGAAGATCTCGTTCCCGACGCCGGCGCCGTGCGGCAAGACGCCGTTGATGGCGCGCGAGCTGTCGAAGTCGTACGGCTCGCTGGAGATCTTCACCGACGTCGACCTGGCGATCGACAAGGGTTCCCGGGTCGTGGTCCTCGGGCTGAACGGTGCCGGCAAGACCACACTGCTGCGCATCCTCGGCGGGATCGAGAAGGCCGACACCGGCGAGGTCATCGACGGCCACGGCCTCAAGCTCGGGTACTACGCCCAGGAGCACGAGACGCTCGACGTGAACCGGACCGTGCTGGAGAACATGAAGTCCGCGGCCCCGGATCTGAACGAGACGCAGGCGCGCAGTGTGCTCGGCTCGTTCCTGTTCACCGGCGACGACTCCGACAAGCCCGCCAGCGTGCTCTCCGGTGGTGAGAAGACCCGTCTCGCCCTCGCGACCCTGGTCGTCTCCGCGGCGAACGTCCTGCTCCTCGACGAGCCGACCAACAACCTCGACCCGGCGTCCCGGGCAGAGGTGCTGAACGCGATCCGCTCGTACACCGGCGCGATCGTGCTCGTCACCCACGACGAGGGCGCGGTCGAGGCCCTCGAGCCCGAACGCGTCGTCCTGCTCCCCGATGGCGTCGAGGACCTGTGGACGAACGAGTACGCCGACCTGGTCTCGCTTGCCTGACGGAGGGTGTCCGGGAGATCTGCGCCTACTGCGCGGCACTCGGCGGGCACCTGATCGCTACGGCGCAGATTTCCCGGACACCCTCTACTTCTGAGTAATATCCGTCCTATGACTGGTCTGCGACTGAGTGTCGACGGTGCGGTGGCCCGGGTGGTGCTGGATCGGCCCGAGGTGCGGAACGCCCAGACGCCCCGGATGTGGAGCGAGCTGGCGGACTTCGGTACGTCGCTGCCGGACGGCGTCCGCGTGGTGATCGTGTCGGGGGAGGGGCCGTCGTTCTCGGCCGGGCTCGACCGGCGGCTGATCATGGGCGAGAACGACCTCGGCGAAGAGCCGCTGCTGAACCTCGGCGCCAAGCCGACCGCCGAGGTCCTGGAGCTGATCGCGCACTTCCAGTCCGGCTTCTCCTGGCTGCGGCGGCCGGAGATCGTCAGCATCGCGGCCGTCCAGGGGCACGCGGTCGGCGCCGGCTTCCAGCTCGCGCTGGCCTGCGACCTGCGGGTGGTGACCCCCGACGCGCGGTTCAGCATGCGCGAGCCGTCGCTCGGCCTGGTCCCGGACCTCGGCGGCACGAAGCCGCTCGTCGAGCTCGTCGGGTACTCCCGGGCCCTCGAGATCTGCGCCACCACCCGCTGGGTCGAGGCGGCCGAGGCGAAGGAGCTCGGCCTCGCGAACATCGTCGTACCGGCGGACGAGCTGGAGGCGACGGTCAAGGACTTGTCCGACGCCGTGCTCGGCCCGCTGCCGGGCGCGATCCGCGAGACCAAGGCATTGCTCCTCGGCGCCGCGGACCGCACGTACGACGACCAGCTCAAGGCCGAGCGTGAGGCCCAGGAGCGCCG harbors:
- a CDS encoding CpaF family protein: MSADQELVRRLRVQVAERLNEQRRRDQVNGVPPMSAEDEREYARSLIVQVLEDHARYELAEGRTPPTPDDDAQIAGAIHSALFGVGRLQPLIDDPDVENIDINGCDQVFVQYGDGREETPGPVAESDEELIELIQVLAAHAGLTSRPFDSANPQLDLRLPDGSRLSAVMGVTSRPAVSIRRARLGRVFLKDLVANGTMTDDVGSFLRAAVAARKNIMIAGATNSGKTTMLRALANEIQPHERLVTVERSLELGLGEFKDLHPNVVAFEERLPNSEGVGEVTMADLVRRSLRMNPSRVIVGEVLGDEIVTMLNAMSQGNDGSLSTIHSNSSMEVFNRISTYAIQASERLPMDATQMLISGALDFVVFVRRHNDYQRGGGVSRYIESIREVTGWDGRVLSGEVFAPGPDGRAAAHAPIACMNELEHFGYQPLVHGTWA
- a CDS encoding type II secretion system F family protein is translated as MTNETLAALVCGAVVGGAVLLLIVAIRGTEPKDETPSLFRNRSAENRKNMIRLGAGVATGLLVLVVTRWLVLAVALGLLAGMADRFFGGSGEERRAIDRLEALATWTEALRDTIAGAVGLEQAIPATAVNAAPAIKPGLNLLVDRLRIREPLPSALMRFADDLDDPSADLIVAALVLNARLRGPGLREVLSALADSAREELDVRRKVAAERRSTRRSVQVVVAITLIMAAGLVLFNPTYMAPYTSFIGQVVLAVVIGLYALGLIWLRRLAKIEVPERFLIGVSKDHGYHRPGDERMEVVNG
- a CDS encoding type II secretion system F family protein; amino-acid sequence: MTWAFITGAIAGLGVYVLVRMFIRPRANVLSTIARIDAGRGGFAGGATTSAAGERVLGGVDRARETLGRRLEAEANARGWAFGKLRRDLAVMNQPFAAMLATKVFFALGAMVFIPIVLFLFSAIGLTAPSATPAIVTLAFMGVAFFLPDLALRQEAEKRRRDFRHVVGSFLDLVAMNLAGGRGLPEALMTASTIGEHWAMARIRQALANARLIGITPWDAMARLGEDLGVEELRDLASALALAGDEGAKIRSSLLARAASLRRKELADVEGKAGERSQSMLVAQLVMIAAFFLFLAFPAGVAILGS
- a CDS encoding TadE family protein; amino-acid sequence: MRLGRGRRRKRSERGVSTLELAILAPAILALIFISIQTALWLYGRSVALNAAQEGVSRLRLVQPTVYTDAVGEKVRSDIQSYAQQLGGTTLQNTAVPFPSYNSPQGMVSFTVTGDTVSLVPGLKLTVSRTATGPIEQFQADK
- a CDS encoding TadE/TadG family type IV pilus assembly protein encodes the protein MQLRRRRERGTMALEMVILAPVLLALFMFLLACGRYFQTSSLLEGAARDGARGASQSRSVQEAQGRVDQAVSDALGQAVKSCKETASGSITTGFVAGSPLSVEVTCTINYRDLGLLGLGGDTKITKRFTSSLDPYRGVRGAGS
- a CDS encoding TadE/TadG family type IV pilus assembly protein, encoding MPAPDHLRSRLVEFLRIDAPRPHRRFARGALSPAVAILAVMIFTLAGLVIDGGRQLGARSRAVGYAQEAARVGAAAIQLNSAEAKIDTAKAATAIAGFCGQVQSNDPAVTSCGPTTLTDKEVDIQVDIQNRTTFLGLIGKQSLKAVGTGQAHAEQGVNKADDSPTIPSIVVNTSPDGPGNIPITTAVPPTIDLPCPTWTVGSPRPTWTLTPFPFPATCSPNVTPTPTPGPSGTPTTTPTTPPKSVPTGRPKPSKTPRR
- the ypfJ gene encoding KPN_02809 family neutral zinc metallopeptidase, producing the protein MKFNPDADLDTSGVEDTRGSGGGGRGGLPGGVIPVGGGIGGLILLVVILLLSGGLPGGGGSDEPVTQNTAAGNLSSCTKGTDLQSNSDCRFVFYQNSIENFWAAELPRHGKKYTRAPLRVFDGSVNTGCGPATSAVGPFYCPPDQRVYLDLGFFQTLQTDLGAKGGEFAEAYVVAHEYGHHIQNLYGILDRIKTRNGPTSDSVRSELQADCFAGIWTNHATTVPGKNGKPLIIGLTQDDIERGLDAAASVGDDRIQQKTQGQVTPESFSHGTAAQRMRWFKAGMDSGDLTACDTWSARSL